Below is a window of Defluviimonas sp. SAOS-178_SWC DNA.
GAAGATCATGCAGAACCTCAACCGCATGAAGTCCGGCGCGGGCGGCGAGATCCAGCTGACGGATGCGATCGCCGACGAGATCAAGAAGTCCGGCAACGTTTACGGCTACCGCTTCCGCGGCCAGCGGTTCGACTGCGGCTCGAAAGCGGGGTTCCTTCAGGCGACCGTGGCCTTCGGCCTGGCGCGCGAAGAGCTGCACGACGAGTTCAAGCAGTTCCTCGTCGGTATGACGGCAATGCAGAAGGCGGCCGAGTAAGAGCGAATGACCAAGCACGTTCTGGTGACGGGCGGTGCCGGTTACATCGGTTCGCACGCCTGCAAGGCCCTGAAAGCAGCCGGCTATACTCCGGTGACCTTCGACAACCTGGCGACCGGTTGGCGCGATGCCGTGCGGTTCGGCCCGTTCGAGGAAGGCGATCTGGCCGACCGTGAACGGATTGATGAGGTCTTCGCCCGCTGGCGGCCCATCGCTGTCATGCATTTCGCGGCGATCAGCCTCGTTGGCGACGCCATGCGCGATCCGGGCACCTATTGGCGCGTCAACGTGCTTGGCGCGCTCAACCTGATCGAGGCTTCGGTTGCGGCCGGCTGCAAGGATTTCGTCTTCTCTTCCACCTGCGCTACATACGGCGACCAGGACGGCGTTGTGCTTGACGAAGACTCTCCGCAGCATCCGCTCAATGCCTACGGCAAGTCCAAGCTGGCCATCGAACAGATGCTCGGCGATTTCGGTGCAAGCCACGGGTTGAACTCGGTCATCTTCCGGTATTTCAACGTCGCGGGCGCGGATTCCGAGGGCGAGGTCGGGGAGTTCCATCGGCCGGAGACCCATCTGATTCCGCTGATGCTGGACGCGATCGACGGCAAGCGGCCGGCGCTGACCGTGTTCGGAACCGATTATCCGACCCGCGACGGCACCTGTGTCCGCGACTATGTTCACGTGATGGACCTTGTCGATGCCCATGTCGCCGGGCTGAAATGGCTGGAGGCCGGGCAGGGTTCCCGCGTCTTCTGTCTCGGCACCGGCCGGGGCTTTTCCGTCCGCGAGGTCATCGACCAGTCGCGCGTCGTGACCAACCGCGACGTGCCGGTGATCTTCGGCGAGCGGCGCGCAGGCGACGCCGTGAGCCTCGTTTCCGGGAGCGAACGCGCACGGCGCGACCTGGGATGGCAGCCCGACCGCTCGCATATGGCGCAGATGATTGCCGATGCCTGGCGATGGCACCAGTCGGGCCACTTCGAAAAGTAGACCTGTAACCTGCCGGAATCACCCTGCTTTCCGATGTGAACCGCAGTCGACTATCCAGTTTACGTGAAACGGGGCGCTCTGTATCCTCACCCGGCAACAAGGATTGAGGCAGGTCACACGCCCGGCGCGCCTACTCGCGTTCTGGCTTGGTTAGCGCAACCTCGTCTTAAGCCGTGTCGGTTAGGGACGGTCCCGAAAGGGCCGGAAACGAAGGATGCGAATGGGCCTTTGGGACAGATACCGCCTGCGGCTTCGGCGCAAGCGTCTGCGGGTCCGGGCGTTTCGCAAGCGGCGGGAGCTGTCGACCGTCGCTGACCGGACAGCCGACCTCGGTGCGGACGATATCCTGCTGGTGGCGGTGCTGCGCAACGAACGTGTCCGCCTGCCCTACTTCCTGCGCTACTACCGCGATCTTGGCATCAACCACTTCCTGATGGTCGACAACGGATCGGACGACGGATCGCGTGACTATCTCGCGGCGCAGCGGGACGTGTCGCTATGGACGACTGCGGCGAGCTACCGGGGGTCGCGCTACGGTGCGGACTGGATCAACTGGCTCTTGATGCGCCACGGCCGGGGGCACTGGATCCTCGCCGTCGATGTTGACGAGTTCTTTATCTACCCGTTCTGCGACACGCGGCCGATCCGGGCGCTGACCGACTGGCTCGACACCTATTCGGTCCGCGCGTTCCCCGCGATGGTTGTCGACATGTATCCCAAGGGGGCGATCGACGCGGAGCCTTACCGCGAAGGCAAGAACCCGTTCGAGACCGCGGGCTATTTCGACAGCGGGAACTACGCGATCGCCAAGAACCCGACCTTCGGGAACCTGTGGATCCAGGGCGGACCAAGGGCGCGGACGATGTTCGCCGACACGCCGAAAGACGCGCCGTCGCTGAACAAGATTCCGCTGGTGAAGTGGCACTGGTCTTACTGCTTTGCGAGTTCGACCCACATGCTGCTGCCGCGCGGGCTCAACCTGACCTATGACGAATGGGGGGGAGAGAGGGCCTCCGGTTGCCTTCTGCATGCGAAGTTTCTGTCGACCTTCAAGGACAAGGTCGCCGAAGAGCTGAACCGGCGAGAGCATTTCGCCGACAGCCGCGAATACATAGCCTATTCCGAGACGCTGAAGGACGACCCGGTCCTGTGGTGCAAGTGGTCCGAGAAATACATCAACTGGCGGCAACTCGAGATTCTCGGGATGATGTCGAAGGGAAACTGGGCGTGACCTCGACACTCGGCTTCATCATGATGTGTCACACCGCGCTCGACCGGGCCGCGCAGGTGGCGCGGTTCTGGGCCGAGGCGGGCTGCCCGATCGTGATCCATGTCGACCGGCGCGTGAGCCCGGTGAAGTATCATGGCCTTGTCGATGCGCTCGCCGATCTGGAGATCGTGAGTTTTTCCCGCCGCTATGCCTGCGAATGGGGCACCTGGTCGCTGGTCGCCGCCACGCAAGCGGCGGCGACGCAGATGCTGGCCCGCCATCCGCGCGTGCGCCATGTCTACCTTGCGTCCGGTTCGTGTCTCCCGCTCCGCCCGGTGGAGGAGTTGATAGACTACCTCGACGAACGGCCCAACACCGACTTCATCGAAAGCGTCACCACGTCCGATGTGAGCTGGACCATCGGCGGGTTCGATTCCGAGCGATTCACGCTGCGGTTTCCGTTTTCCTGGCGCAAGCAGCGGCCGCTCTTCGATGCCTACGTCAAGATCCAGCGGCGGCTTCGGGTGAAGCGGCGCGTTCCGAAGGGGATCGTGCCGCATCTTGGCAGCCAGTGGTGGTGCCTGACCCGGCAGACCCTGTCCGCGATCCTCGAAGACGCCGACCGGCAGCTGCACGACCGCTATTTCAGGATGGTCTGGATCCCGGATGAAAGCTATTTCCAGACGCTCTCAAGGCTCTATTCCACCCGGATCGAGAGCCGGTCGCTGACCCTGTCGAAGTTCGACGTGCAAGGCAAACCACATACGTTCTACGACGACCACCTTCAGCTTCTGCGCCGGTCGGACTGCTTCGTCGCGCGCAAGATCTGGCCGCATGCCGACCGGCTCTACCGCACCTTCCTTGCCCCCGCCGCGGAACAGGCCGCGCGGGCGGAGCCCAACCCGGGCAAGATCGACCGGCTCTTCGCCAAGGCGGTGGAGCGGCGCACACGCGGCCGCGCCGGGCTTTACATGCAAAGCCGGTTTCCGCGCAAGGACCACGAAAACGGCAAGACCAGCGCGCCCTATTCGGTCTTTCACGGCTTTTCCGACCTCTTCGCGAATTTCGACATCTGGCTGTCAAAGTCGATCGGCGGCCGGGTGCATGGCCATATTTTCGGCCCCGGACGTGCGGAATTCGCCGGAGGAGAGACGGTCTTCAACGGCGCGCTCTGCGACAGCGCCGCTTTGCGCGATTACAACCCGCGATCCTTCCTGACCAACCTGATCTGGAACACCCGGGGCGAGCGCCAGTGCTTCCAGTTCAGCCCGCGCGACAATCAGGATTGCAACTGGTTCATGGCGACCGACCCGAACGCGCAGATCTCGGTGATCTCGGGCACCTGGGCGGTGCCGCTCTTGCGGTCCAACATGAACTTCTCCGACATCCGCAAAGAGGCCGCGCGGCTGCAAAAGATCGAGACCCAGCATCTGGCGATCCTGCGAACCATGTTCGTGAAGGCGCGGGTGCGGATCTGGACGATGGCAGAGTTCATCGAGAATCCGATGGAATCGCTTCAGAGCATCGTCGATGAGATCCGGCCCCGCGCGCTGCGTCAGGTCGCCGAAGCGCCGAAGATGGTCGATCTGACCGGGTTTGGCCAGTTTCTTCAAAACCTCAAGAATCAGGGGATGCAGCCGACGCTGATGGGCGATTTCTCCGTTGGCGACGATCCGCGCCCTTCGGCGGCTGATCATGGTCGGCCCTTTCTGGTTCGTTAGGTGGTGATTGGCGTGACCCGTCCCTTCGACTACTTCGTCATCTTTGCCGAAATGCGCACCGGCTCGAACCTCCTTGAGGCGACGCTGGGTCAGGTCGAGGGGCTGACCTGTCACGGCGAGGTCTTCAACCCCGACCATATGGGCGGGCCGAACGTGTCCGAGGTGCTCGGCGTCTCGATGGCGGAGCGGATCGCCGATCCGGCCGGGTTGCTCTCCCGTATCCGCTCGGCGCCGGGCTTCAATGGCTTTCGGTTCTTCTTCGATCACGAACCGCGGGTGCTGGACGCGATCCTGAACGATCCGCGTTGTGCCAAGATCGTGCTGACCCGCAATCCCGTCGATTGCTACATCAGCCTCAAGATCGCCTACAACACCAAGCGCTGGCAGCTTGGCAACGTGAAGGACCGGATCGTCTGGAAGCCGCCCTTCAAGCCGGCGGAGTTCGCCGCATTTCTGGAAGAGCGTCAGGCCTTCCAGCTCCGCCTTCTCAACGCGTTGCAGGTGACGGGTCAGACGGCCTTCTATCTCGACTACGAGGATTCGCTTCGGGTCGAGGTCATCAACGGGCTGTTGCAATTCCTCGGCTTCGAAGATCGGATCGACAGCATCTCCGACGATCTGGTGCGGCAGAACCCCGAGGAAATGGCCGACAAGGTCCGCAATTTTACCGAGATGGAAGAGGCGCTGGCAAAGATCGACTGGTCGAACCTTGCGCGCACCCCGAATTTCGAGCCGCGCCGGGCGCCGGGCGTGCCGCGCATCGTTGCGGCCCGCGGGGCGCCGATCCTCTATCTGCCGTTGCCTCCCTATGACGACCGCCATATCCGGGACTGGCTGACCGGGCTCGGGGAGGGCGGGCTTGAGGAGGATTTCACCCAGAAAACGCTCAGGGCCTGGAAGCGCCGGGCACCCGGCCATCGGAGCTTTACGGTCCTTCGTCATCCGCTGACCCGCGCCAACGACGCGTTCGACGTGGTCATGACCCGCGACGGCTATGGCGATCTCCGCGCCACCCTGCGCGGCCACTATGGCGTGCCCATCCCGCCAAACGACGAAATCGCCGCGATGGGTCCGAACGAGTGGCGTGAGGCGCTGATCGGCTTCCTCGGCTTCGTGAAGGCCAACCTCGCCGGCCAGACCGGGCTGCGTCAGGACGCGCTTTGGGGCACGCAATGGTCGGTGCTGAACGGGTTCGCGAATTTCGCGCCGCCCGACCTTCTGTGCCGGGAAGACACGTTGCACGCCGATCTGTCCTACCTGGCCAAGTCGGCGCAGATCAAGGCGCCGGCGCTGACGGTCATTTCGAACGGTGGCGCACGTGTGCCGGTCAGCGCCATCCATGACCGCGAGTTGGAAAACCTCGTCCGCGACGTCTACCGCCGCGATCATATGTCCTTCGGGTTCGGCGCCTGGAAAGCGCCGAAGTAGGCTCAGGCCGCCTGGGTAGACCGCGCTTCGGTCAGGACCGCGTGCAGCGCCGCCGGATCGCTGTTGGCCCGGAGCTTGGCGCAAGTCGCCGCGTCCCGCATCGTGCGTGAAACGAGCGCCAGCGCTTTCAGATGGTCGACGCCGGAATCCTTCGGCGCAAAGAGCGCGAAGACCAGATCGACCGGCTGACGATCGACCGCGTCGAAGTCCAGCGGCTTTTCGAGCCTGAGGAACACGCCGACGACGCGATCCAACCCGTCTAACCGCGCATGTGGAAGGGCGACGCCGTGGCCCACACCTGTCGGCCCAAGGCTTTCACGTTCCTGCAGCGCGTCCACGGTCTCGGCAGCGTCGAGACCGTAGATTGATTGCGCTATCTCGCCGAGGTCCTGAAAGAGGCGCTTCTTGCTGGTCACATGTCCGAGCACCCGGACCGCCGCCGGCTTCAGAAGGCTTGTAAGTTCCATTTGCCTTACTTTTCCGCGCCGGCCGGACCGGCGCTTTATTTGCTGGCCGACGTATCGATCCAGCCGACGTTACCATCATCGCGACGGTGAACCACATTGACCCCGCCGCTCTTCTCGTTGCGAAAGACCAGAAGCGGGGCCCCTGCAAGCTCCATCTGCATCACCGCCTCGCCGACCGACAAAGACGGTATCTGCGTCTCCATCTCGGCGATGATCATCGGTTGCAGCGTGTCGGGCTCCGAATCCGCCGATCCTCCATTCGCGGCGAGCACATACATGGGTGCCCCGGCGAATTCAACTGGTTCGGTTCGGTCGCGGTGATGGTCCTTCAGGCGGCGCTTGTAGCGGCGCAACTGCTTGTCCATCTTCTCTCGGCAGGCCTCGAACGCCGCATAGACCTCGGTCGCGTTGCCCTTCGCCGTCGCCGTCAGGCCGGTCGACAGGTGCACGGTCGCCTCGCAGATGAACTCGTAAGCATCACGGGAAAAGATTACGGTGGCGTCGGTGGGCCGCTGGGAATACTTCTCGACCGTTTCGCCGAGTTCCGATTTCACATGCGTCTGTAAGGCGTCGCCAACATCGATCTGCTTGCCACTGATCCTGTATCGCATGACACCTCCTTCGGTTGATTACTCTGTGATTTATTCGTGCAAAAACGTTTCGCAAGAGGGGCTTGGGTATGCGGGATGATCATTTCCCCCTCAGGACAGTCTGCGGCCGGTCCGTTTCGGAAACCTTCCGACGCCTTCGCCCGAACGATGAGGGTATGCGCATGCATTTGCGATATTTGGCGACAGTTCTACGGGCGATGTCAACGCCTTCCTTCCGAAGCACTTCGCATATTTTTTCATCGGCGAGCGGCGCGTCGGCCGATTCCCCGCCAATCAGCGCC
It encodes the following:
- the galE gene encoding UDP-glucose 4-epimerase GalE codes for the protein MTKHVLVTGGAGYIGSHACKALKAAGYTPVTFDNLATGWRDAVRFGPFEEGDLADRERIDEVFARWRPIAVMHFAAISLVGDAMRDPGTYWRVNVLGALNLIEASVAAGCKDFVFSSTCATYGDQDGVVLDEDSPQHPLNAYGKSKLAIEQMLGDFGASHGLNSVIFRYFNVAGADSEGEVGEFHRPETHLIPLMLDAIDGKRPALTVFGTDYPTRDGTCVRDYVHVMDLVDAHVAGLKWLEAGQGSRVFCLGTGRGFSVREVIDQSRVVTNRDVPVIFGERRAGDAVSLVSGSERARRDLGWQPDRSHMAQMIADAWRWHQSGHFEK
- a CDS encoding glycosyltransferase family 2 protein; its protein translation is MGLWDRYRLRLRRKRLRVRAFRKRRELSTVADRTADLGADDILLVAVLRNERVRLPYFLRYYRDLGINHFLMVDNGSDDGSRDYLAAQRDVSLWTTAASYRGSRYGADWINWLLMRHGRGHWILAVDVDEFFIYPFCDTRPIRALTDWLDTYSVRAFPAMVVDMYPKGAIDAEPYREGKNPFETAGYFDSGNYAIAKNPTFGNLWIQGGPRARTMFADTPKDAPSLNKIPLVKWHWSYCFASSTHMLLPRGLNLTYDEWGGERASGCLLHAKFLSTFKDKVAEELNRREHFADSREYIAYSETLKDDPVLWCKWSEKYINWRQLEILGMMSKGNWA
- a CDS encoding beta-1,6-N-acetylglucosaminyltransferase — encoded protein: MMCHTALDRAAQVARFWAEAGCPIVIHVDRRVSPVKYHGLVDALADLEIVSFSRRYACEWGTWSLVAATQAAATQMLARHPRVRHVYLASGSCLPLRPVEELIDYLDERPNTDFIESVTTSDVSWTIGGFDSERFTLRFPFSWRKQRPLFDAYVKIQRRLRVKRRVPKGIVPHLGSQWWCLTRQTLSAILEDADRQLHDRYFRMVWIPDESYFQTLSRLYSTRIESRSLTLSKFDVQGKPHTFYDDHLQLLRRSDCFVARKIWPHADRLYRTFLAPAAEQAARAEPNPGKIDRLFAKAVERRTRGRAGLYMQSRFPRKDHENGKTSAPYSVFHGFSDLFANFDIWLSKSIGGRVHGHIFGPGRAEFAGGETVFNGALCDSAALRDYNPRSFLTNLIWNTRGERQCFQFSPRDNQDCNWFMATDPNAQISVISGTWAVPLLRSNMNFSDIRKEAARLQKIETQHLAILRTMFVKARVRIWTMAEFIENPMESLQSIVDEIRPRALRQVAEAPKMVDLTGFGQFLQNLKNQGMQPTLMGDFSVGDDPRPSAADHGRPFLVR
- a CDS encoding nodulation protein NodH, translating into MTRPFDYFVIFAEMRTGSNLLEATLGQVEGLTCHGEVFNPDHMGGPNVSEVLGVSMAERIADPAGLLSRIRSAPGFNGFRFFFDHEPRVLDAILNDPRCAKIVLTRNPVDCYISLKIAYNTKRWQLGNVKDRIVWKPPFKPAEFAAFLEERQAFQLRLLNALQVTGQTAFYLDYEDSLRVEVINGLLQFLGFEDRIDSISDDLVRQNPEEMADKVRNFTEMEEALAKIDWSNLARTPNFEPRRAPGVPRIVAARGAPILYLPLPPYDDRHIRDWLTGLGEGGLEEDFTQKTLRAWKRRAPGHRSFTVLRHPLTRANDAFDVVMTRDGYGDLRATLRGHYGVPIPPNDEIAAMGPNEWREALIGFLGFVKANLAGQTGLRQDALWGTQWSVLNGFANFAPPDLLCREDTLHADLSYLAKSAQIKAPALTVISNGGARVPVSAIHDRELENLVRDVYRRDHMSFGFGAWKAPK
- a CDS encoding PTS sugar transporter subunit IIA; the encoded protein is MELTSLLKPAAVRVLGHVTSKKRLFQDLGEIAQSIYGLDAAETVDALQERESLGPTGVGHGVALPHARLDGLDRVVGVFLRLEKPLDFDAVDRQPVDLVFALFAPKDSGVDHLKALALVSRTMRDAATCAKLRANSDPAALHAVLTEARSTQAA
- the hpf gene encoding ribosome hibernation-promoting factor, HPF/YfiA family produces the protein MRYRISGKQIDVGDALQTHVKSELGETVEKYSQRPTDATVIFSRDAYEFICEATVHLSTGLTATAKGNATEVYAAFEACREKMDKQLRRYKRRLKDHHRDRTEPVEFAGAPMYVLAANGGSADSEPDTLQPMIIAEMETQIPSLSVGEAVMQMELAGAPLLVFRNEKSGGVNVVHRRDDGNVGWIDTSASK